Proteins co-encoded in one Cryptosporangium aurantiacum genomic window:
- a CDS encoding single-stranded DNA-binding protein → MANETVITLVGNLVDDPELRFTPSGAPVAKFRIASTPRTYDRTTNEWKDGEGLFLTCNVWRQMGENAAETLQRGTRVIVQGRLKQRSYETKEGEKRTVYEVDVDEVGPSLRFATARVNKAARSATTETPAAAVDPAADPWSTPATADTGEIPF, encoded by the coding sequence ATGGCTAACGAGACCGTGATCACCCTGGTCGGCAACCTCGTCGACGACCCCGAACTGCGCTTCACCCCGTCCGGGGCACCGGTGGCGAAGTTCCGCATCGCATCTACTCCGCGGACCTACGACCGGACCACGAACGAGTGGAAGGACGGCGAGGGCCTGTTCCTGACCTGCAACGTCTGGCGGCAGATGGGCGAGAACGCCGCCGAGACGCTGCAGCGCGGAACCCGGGTGATCGTGCAGGGCCGCCTCAAGCAGCGCTCCTACGAGACCAAGGAAGGCGAGAAGCGCACCGTCTACGAGGTCGACGTGGACGAGGTCGGCCCGTCGCTGCGTTTCGCGACCGCCCGGGTCAACAAGGCCGCCCGCAGCGCCACCACCGAGACGCCGGCCGCGGCGGTGGACCCGGCCGCGGACCCGTGGTCGACCCCCGCGACCGCGGACACCGGCGAGATCCCGTTCTGA
- a CDS encoding MazG-like family protein, whose protein sequence is MTEHITTPTTPPEWMWGSRALAPTAELFAVATAVIDVAAWLDRHDTRPPIERKTLRVLKVAEETGEAVAAWIGVTGQNPRKGVTATRRDVARELSDVAFSALTALHSLDEDLRGPERCACDPVDALAEAYQAWRWINGHTETATPLPDPDVTDWLLDTVATAGHAAAALLYPEPDRLIDAAGYLAGVVTCACLGIAALGIDPNTQLAETARAVAARIDAPGA, encoded by the coding sequence ATGACCGAGCACATCACCACTCCCACCACTCCTCCCGAATGGATGTGGGGCAGCCGCGCGCTCGCCCCGACAGCCGAACTGTTCGCCGTGGCGACCGCCGTGATCGACGTCGCGGCGTGGCTCGACCGGCATGACACCCGGCCGCCGATCGAGCGGAAGACCTTGCGCGTCCTCAAGGTCGCCGAGGAGACCGGGGAGGCGGTCGCCGCGTGGATCGGCGTCACCGGCCAGAACCCACGCAAGGGCGTCACCGCCACCCGCCGTGACGTGGCGCGTGAGCTGTCCGACGTCGCGTTCTCCGCGCTGACCGCCTTGCACAGCCTCGACGAGGACCTGCGCGGGCCGGAGCGCTGCGCGTGCGACCCGGTGGACGCGCTAGCGGAGGCCTACCAAGCGTGGCGCTGGATCAACGGCCACACCGAGACCGCTACGCCGCTGCCCGATCCGGACGTCACCGACTGGCTGCTCGACACGGTGGCCACCGCGGGTCACGCCGCCGCGGCGCTGCTCTACCCCGAGCCCGACCGCCTCATCGACGCCGCCGGCTACCTCGCCGGAGTGGTGACCTGCGCCTGCCTCGGCATCGCCGCTCTCGGCATCGACCCCAACACCCAACTCGCCGAGACCGCCCGCGCCGTCGCCGCGCGCATCGACGCGCCCGGCGCCTGA